CGCGTGCGCCACGCTGACCGGCGTCGTCGCCACCATGGCTCCCCTGGGCGGCAGCAAGGCCCAGCGGGAGGTCGTCGAGGACACCCTGGTCCACGCCCTCGCGATGGCCGGTCGCTCCGCCGAGGCCGCCGCCCTGCTCGACGCACGGCTCTCGCGGCGCGCCTCGGCGCTCGACGCCCGCCGACGCGCGGTCGTCGCCGGCTCCGGGACGTCGGTCCGATGACGCCGCGCGACGTCCTGGTGACGGTGGCTGCGGGCACGCTCGTCGTGCTCGCCCTCGCCGACCTCTACGCCGACGCGCTCGTCGCCGCGGTGGTCTTCGCGACGGCGTGGTGGCTCCTGCGCGAGGCCTCGACCGACGACGGCGGTCGCGCCTAGCCTCGCGACATGCACCGGATCTTCACCACGAGCGTGGCCTCGGTCTACCCGCACTACGTCACGAAGGCCGAGCGCACGGGGCGCACCCAGGCCGAGGTCGACCAGGTCATCGAGTGGCTCACCGGCTTCGACGACGCGGCGCTGCGCCGACACCTCGACGCCGGGACGACGTTCGCCGACTTCTTCGAGGAGGCCACGCTCAACCCCCACGTCGACCAGATCACCGGGTCGGTCTGCGGTGTGAAGGTGCAGGAGGTCGAGGACCCGCTGATGCGGCGGATCCGGTACCTCGACAAGCTCGTCGACGAGCTCGCCAAGGGCCGGCCGATGGAGAAGGTGCTCCGCGGCTGACGCTGGTCAGCCGCCGACGAGGCGCTCGGTGACCGCTCGCAGCGGCGGCCAGGCGGTGCGCCCGCGCCGGGTCACGGCGTAGGCCCGCAGCGCCACCGACGGGTCGCGCAGCCGCAGCACGCTCACCCCGCGGCGGGTCGTGCGACCACGCGGCAGCAGGCCCACCCCGCGGCCGGCCACCACCAGCTCGTCGACCAGCTCGAGGGAGTCGATGCGGTGCACGACCCGCGGCGCGAAGCCGGCGCGCGCCGCCAGGGTGCGCAGCGCCTGCTCGTCGGCGGTGTGGCGCGAGTTGACGATCCAGTCCCGGTCGGCGAGGTCCGCGAGACCGAGCC
This region of Nocardioides palaemonis genomic DNA includes:
- a CDS encoding DUF2200 domain-containing protein, with product MHRIFTTSVASVYPHYVTKAERTGRTQAEVDQVIEWLTGFDDAALRRHLDAGTTFADFFEEATLNPHVDQITGSVCGVKVQEVEDPLMRRIRYLDKLVDELAKGRPMEKVLRG